Genomic segment of Solirubrobacterales bacterium:
GACAGCCCGCCGGGTCACCTCCCGTTCGACCGGGCCGACCATCGTGTTCGATCCGACCACCAGAGCGGAGCTTGCGTCGACCGCCTCGGGCAGCAGTCCGTCGACCGCGGCCATCGTGGTGCCGATGTGTTCGCCGTAGATCTGGAACTCGGGTTCTCCCCCGGGGCCGAGCATTGCGATTCCGAGTGGCGTGTCCACTCCGTCCAGCCGGGTCAGCCAACGGGTCGAGACTTCTTCTTCCTCCAATCGCCGAGCCAGCCAGGAGCCCCAGTGGTCGGTTCCGACCCCACCGGCCAGCGCCGCGGGAGAACCGGCCCGGGTGATCGCAACCGCGACGTTTGCGAGGGCACCTCCGGGATAAGGCACCAAGCGTTCCGGGACTTGGTCCCGGGCATCGGGACGTTCGCAGATCAGGTCGACGATCGCTTCCCCCAGGCAGAGGATCGGACTGACTCTCTCCATGCGGACTGCCACCCTACATCCCGCATCCCCGCGGGTGGATAAACTGGAGACTTCGTGCTTGCGGTAGTTGCCCGGATCGGGGCGTGGCTTCCCCGGGGCTGGGGCGATCTATTCCGTCAACTGGCCCTCTACGTTTTCGCCGACATCTCCTACGAGGTGGCTCGTGGCATGGCCGATGGCCGGGCCGAGCTCGCCTTTGCCAACGGAGAACGGGTGATGGACCTCGAACGATCGGTCCACACCTTCTTCGAGCCGTCGCTCCAGGCGAGCTTCATCACGATCAACTGGGTGATCGAGTTCGCCAACACGATCTACCTGAACAGCCAGTTCACGGTTGCCCTCGGCTTCCTGATCTGGATGTACTTCTTCCGCAACGAGCAGTACTACTTCTTCCGCAACATGCTGTTCGCGGCGATGGCCCTGGCCCTGGTCGGTTACATCGGCTTTCCGACCGCACCGCCCCGAATGTTCCCCGAGTACGGGTTCATCGACACGATCAACGCCCACTCCTCGGTCAATCACGACTCCGCCCTGGCCCGGCTCTTCATCAATCCCTTCGCGGCGGTGCCGTCGATGCACTGTGCGGTCGCCCTGATCATCGGCGGCACCGGTTTCAAGGTCTGCCGCAACTGGGTGGCCCGCGGGTTCTGGGCGATCTGGCCGCTGCTGGTGGCGTGGGTCACCGTGGTCACCGCCAACCACTACTGGGTGGATGCGGTGCTGGGATGGGCGGTGGCCGGCGCTTCCTATCTGATTGCGGTCTACGTGGTTGCGAACTTCAAGCCGGAACTCTGGACCTGGACCAGCCCGGGCCGCGGCCGACGGGCCGAGTCCTGAGGCCGACTTGGATGCCGACCTGAGATCCCCCGGCGGGCAGATCGTCCGTTCCCGGAGCTGGTTCCTGCTGTCCCTGATCCTGGCCGGGATCCTCGCCGCGGTCTACCTTTTCCTCGCCCCGCTCAGCGCCGATCACGCCGCCCAGACTTTCCGCACCGAACTGTTCGAACTTTCCGGCCCGACGATCTGGAACAACTACTGGTTCGGCGGCCACTACCTGCCCACCTACAGCCTGCTCGCACCACCGCTCGGCGCCTGGATCGGATTTCGGGCGATGGGAGCGGTCGCGGTCATCGGCACGGTGCTTCTGTTCGGTCTCGTCGCCTGGCGGCAGTGGGGCGATGCGGCCCGTTACGGGGTGATCTGGTTTGCCCCGTCCGCGGCAATCAGCCTGTACTCGGGCCGGATCACCTTTGCTCTCGGGGTTCTGATCGCCGCCGCCGCGGTCGCCGTCGCCCAGCGGGGAGGCCGCACGGTCTCCCTCGTTCTCGCCATCGCCACGGGCCTAGCCAGCCCGGTGGCGGCACTCTTCCTCGCCTGCCTCGGATTCAGCCACTTTCTCTCCTCTCGCCGGGACCCGCAACCCGACCGCCGCGGCCTGGAGATCGCTGTCGTCGCCTTCGCTGCCAGCGCCACGGTTGCCCTGCTCTTCCCGGGCGGCGGTGACGAGCCGTATGTGTGGAGCAGTTTTGTCCCGGCGATCGGACTCACCCTCGCCGCTGCCGCCTTCGTTCCGTCGAGTGAACGCCTGGTCCGGACCGGGATCCTGGTCTATGCCGGGGCGCTGATCGCAGCCTTCCTCATTCCGACCCCGATGGGGGGGACCGCCAACCGGCTTGGCACGCTGCTGCTCGGTCCGCTGCTCGCGATCTCGGTGGCGGCCGGTACCGGGATCTCCGGTCATGTTCGTCGCTGGATCCTGGGGCTGCTGTTTGTCCTGATCGCGGCCTGGCAGGTGGTCCCGGTGGCTCGGGATCTCGGTCTGGTCCATCAGGAGGCCGCGGTCGAGCCGTCCTTCTACCGCCCCCTGGAGAGTGCCCTGGCTCCCCACATGGCCGCCGGCCCGGCCCGGGTCGAGGTGGTGCCGATCGCCTCCCACTGGGAATCGGCCCGGGCCGCTCCGGAGTTTCCCCTGGCCCGCGGCTGGGAGCGCCAGACCGACCGCCACCTGAACCCGATCTTCTACCGGGAGCGGCTTCCCGCCCCGGCCTACCGACGCTGGCTGGACAGCCTGGCCGTTGCCTGGGTCGCCCTGCCTCAAGCCGAGCTCGACTATGCAGGACGAGCCGAGGCCGCGCTGATCCGTCGCGGTACCGCCTACCTCGAAGAGGTCCCGGTCAGCGGACCCTGGCGGCTGTTCCGGGTGACCGATCCGGTCCCGATGGCTGCCCGCCCCGCCCGTATGACCGCAATGACCACCAACGGTTTCACTCTGATCTCATCCCGCGCCGGATCCTTCCCGGTCCGGATCCGCCAGAGTCCGTACTTCCGGGTGGTCACCGGGGTCGGCTGTGTGGGGCAGACCAGAAACGGTTGGACCCGGGTTGATTTCCCGTCCCCCGGTCGGATTCAGGTGGAGACGAAGTTCAGCCCGGCTGCCCGGTTCAGCGGCGGCGAGCGGTGCCGACCCTGACCCAGGCTCTAAGCTTCTCCGCCATGGAGACGTCATCGTCCCGACCGCCGGAGGGCGGTCGCAACGGCCCGCTCGGTCGCTCAGGCCAGGAGTTCCGCGATCAGGCGCGAGACCGGTTGATCCAGTCCCGGCTGACCCCGAACGCAATCTCGATCGCCGGGTTGATCGGCAATCTGGTTGCCGCCGTGCTGATCACCCAGGGCCTCTACATGTGGGGCGGCATCGCCTTCATCGTCGGATCGGTCATGGACACACTCGATGGCCGGTACTCCCGGATGTCGGGGAAGGGAACCCTGTTTGGAGCCTTCCTCGACTCGACCCTGGACCGGATCGAGGAAGGGATCGTGCTGACCGCGATCGCCTGGCGGTTCGCCGAGCAGGGAGACTCGCTGGCAGCGGCGGCATGTGTCTTCGTGGTGCTCGGATCGCTGATGGTCTCCTACACCAGAGCCCGGGCGGAAGCGCTCGGTGTCGAGTGCAAGGTCGGGTTGGCGACCCGGCCGGTTCGCGTGGTCCTGCTCTCGATCGGGATACTGTTTGCCAACGGAATTTTCGGTGGCCCCGAGCTGCTGGCTCCGGCGATCTACGTGATGGCAGCGCTGACCACGTTCACGGTCGCCCAGCGCGTCTGGCATGTCCGGCGTGAACTGGCCGCCAACTGATTTGTCAAGCAGGTGTAACCGGACCGGCACTCGGGTGTCGTTCCGAACCGCACCTGAAACAGGAGGATTCAAAACCTTATGAGCGGTAACAAGAACGGATCAAGCGAAAACGGCGCCGATCGTCGTGACGACAAGGTCCGAGTAGCGATTGTCGGCACGGGCAACTGTGCCAACTCCTTTATCCAGGGTGTCCAGTACTACAAGGACGCCGATCCGAAGGACCAGGTCCCCGGACTTATGCACGTCGATCTGGGCGGCTACCACGTCCGCGACATCGAGTTCGTGGCGGCCTTCGACATCGACCAGGAGAAGGTGGGCAAGGACCTCTCCGAGGCGATCTGGTCGGGCCAGAACGACACGATCAAGTTCGCCGACGTCCCCAATCTCGGGGTCAAGGTTGAACGGGGAATGACCCTGGACGGCCTCGGCAAGTACCTGAAGCAGAAGATCACTCCGGCCCCCGGACCGACCGCCGACATTGTCGGGATCCTTCAGGAACGGAAGGTCGACGTGCTGGTCTGTTACCTCCCGGTCGGCTCGGAAGATGCGGTCAAGTGGTACGTCGAGCAGGCCCTGGCCGCCGGCGTCGGTTTCGTCAACTGCCTGCCGGTCTTCATCGCCCGCGAGGACTACTGGGACGAGCGCTT
This window contains:
- a CDS encoding phosphatase PAP2 family protein codes for the protein MLAVVARIGAWLPRGWGDLFRQLALYVFADISYEVARGMADGRAELAFANGERVMDLERSVHTFFEPSLQASFITINWVIEFANTIYLNSQFTVALGFLIWMYFFRNEQYYFFRNMLFAAMALALVGYIGFPTAPPRMFPEYGFIDTINAHSSVNHDSALARLFINPFAAVPSMHCAVALIIGGTGFKVCRNWVARGFWAIWPLLVAWVTVVTANHYWVDAVLGWAVAGASYLIAVYVVANFKPELWTWTSPGRGRRAES
- a CDS encoding inositol-3-phosphate synthase, with protein sequence MSGNKNGSSENGADRRDDKVRVAIVGTGNCANSFIQGVQYYKDADPKDQVPGLMHVDLGGYHVRDIEFVAAFDIDQEKVGKDLSEAIWSGQNDTIKFADVPNLGVKVERGMTLDGLGKYLKQKITPAPGPTADIVGILQERKVDVLVCYLPVGSEDAVKWYVEQALAAGVGFVNCLPVFIAREDYWDERFRKAGLPIIGDDIKSQVGATIVHRQLARLFHERGVEMQHTSQLNVGGNMDFYNMLERER
- a CDS encoding CDP-alcohol phosphatidyltransferase family protein; protein product: METSSSRPPEGGRNGPLGRSGQEFRDQARDRLIQSRLTPNAISIAGLIGNLVAAVLITQGLYMWGGIAFIVGSVMDTLDGRYSRMSGKGTLFGAFLDSTLDRIEEGIVLTAIAWRFAEQGDSLAAAACVFVVLGSLMVSYTRARAEALGVECKVGLATRPVRVVLLSIGILFANGIFGGPELLAPAIYVMAALTTFTVAQRVWHVRRELAAN
- a CDS encoding carbohydrate kinase, giving the protein MERVSPILCLGEAIVDLICERPDARDQVPERLVPYPGGALANVAVAITRAGSPAALAGGVGTDHWGSWLARRLEEEEVSTRWLTRLDGVDTPLGIAMLGPGGEPEFQIYGEHIGTTMAAVDGLLPEAVDASSALVVGSNTMVGPVEREVTRRAVELARELGRPVLLDPNFRPGRWAEREAAREYCVELARTAAVVKLNRAEAELLTGEPDLATAVRDLAEAGTGLVVATDGAGTILTGGAVETSFRPAPAEVVSPLGAGDAFMGTLAAGLARVEWDLTRAGETLEPAATAAATVCRHLGAQG